A window from Sulfurimonas sp. C5 encodes these proteins:
- a CDS encoding recombinase family protein — translation MILAYIRPEKNFDAVHEQLQLINSYAITNKLVIDDEFIDYSSQNKRLEERSEVTQYFQSHMGSTLLVSDIWVLTTNMEDLIQMFSCLLRNEFNVHFIKQNVIMSKGSSAMLVLGLMDHLRQKLKEESKRSIGRPKGSKSSSKFDTYINEIVQYIKEGKSVSEIARLLKVSRSSLKDYIESRELKQVAVGSLLPKAPEDAEEHIINTIVCPN, via the coding sequence ATGATATTGGCTTACATTAGACCTGAAAAAAATTTTGATGCTGTTCATGAGCAATTACAACTTATCAATTCTTATGCTATTACTAACAAGTTAGTTATTGATGACGAATTTATTGATTATTCTTCACAAAATAAGCGTTTAGAAGAGCGTTCGGAAGTGACACAATATTTTCAGTCACATATGGGTTCTACTTTGCTTGTGAGTGATATATGGGTTTTAACGACAAATATGGAAGATCTTATTCAGATGTTTTCATGTTTATTACGTAATGAATTTAATGTCCACTTTATTAAGCAAAATGTTATAATGTCCAAAGGAAGCAGCGCAATGCTGGTACTTGGATTGATGGATCATTTAAGACAAAAGCTCAAAGAGGAATCAAAACGCTCTATAGGAAGACCAAAAGGAAGCAAGTCTAGTTCTAAGTTTGATACATACATAAATGAGATTGTCCAATATATAAAAGAGGGTAAAAGTGTAAGTGAAATAGCACGTTTACTCAAAGTAAGTAGAAGTTCTTTAAAAGACTACATAGAATCGCGTGAATTGAAACAGGTGGCTGTTGGTTCTTTATTGCCAAAAGCGCCAGAAGATGCTGAAGAACATATAATTAATACGATTGTATGTCCGAATTAA